GATTACTATCTACTTCGATAAACGTCTGCAATTGTGCCAAATTAGCCGAGTGAATGGTTTCAAATTTCTTGGTCATCTCACGCGCCATCGTCGCATCACGGTCGGCACCAAACACGTCTATCAAGTCATCCAGACTGGCCAGGATACGGTGCGATGATTCGTAAAAAATTAGTGTTCGTGTTTCATTCACTAGCTGTTGCAGTCGAGCTCGCCGCGCAGCCACCTTGGCCGGTAAAAACCCTTCAAAAACAAAGCGATCTGTCGCTAAACCAGCAACACTCAGCGCTGCTATCAAGGCGCTAACACCAGCAATTGGGCAAACTTTCAAGCCAGCTTGATGCACTTCACGCAACAAAATATAACCCGGGTCACTGATTAAGGGCGTACCTGCATCCGAGATCAGAGCAACGGACTTACCCTCACGCAATAAGCCGACGATCGCTGCGCTCACATTACGTTCATTATGATCGTGACATGCTATGGTTTTTGTAGAAATGCCAAAATGCTGTAATAAGTGTGCGCTATGACGCGTGTCTTCGCAGGCGATGACATCGACATCATTTAACACTTGCAATGCACGCGCACTGATATCGCCGAGATTGCCAATCGGTGTAGCAACAACGTATAAAGTCCCACTAGTGCAGTGTTTCATATCGAATGCAGGTATAGACGCAACCAGAAAGGCAGATGCAAGGCGCGTCCTCGCAGAGCCTGCCCCGTGCTTGACACGCGGGATAGTGGTGCTATCTCAAGAGGGCGTAACACCGCAGCTGGCTTTCTATACCTGCATTCAATATGAAACACTACACTGGCAATTGACACTCTCACCCCCTACAGCTAACGTGACCGGCACGCTTAGTGATTTAGTATAAAAGGAACCAGTGTGCCCGAATTAAGCAATCTCCACCAAACCCTCCCATGTAAATCGGGTGAATCAATCTTTTCCCGATTCATATTCAGGCAAACACTATTACAGGCATTACTCTACGCATTGGTTGCGACATTTCTGCTCAGCGCTTGTACTGGTACAGTAACCAAGCCTGATAGCCCCTCAACGCAAATACAACAACAAGCCTTTGCCGCTGAGCAAGCCAGCGACCACAACAAAGCGGCTGAACTTTATCTACAGCTCGCTACAACCAGCACAGATGAAGGCCTTAAGTACGAGTGGCTAATCAAGGCAGCACAAAATTATTTTAAATCTGGCCAGAGCAAGGCTAGCGCTGAACTGCTGGCCGAGCTTGATATAAACCGTCTCACGACGCAACAGCTACTACAACGACAACTGCTTGTCGCCAATCTTGCCCTTGAACAACGCGACTATGTACGCGCGCAAACCGCGCTTAATTTCACTATCCCTGAACACGCGGATACGCTGACACAACAAAAGATTCACAAATTGCGTATCACCATAGCCAACGCACTCAACGACCCTATTGCCGCCGCACGCTCACATATCGCTCTCGATGCTTTACTTGACGATGCCCCTGCAAAGCACTTCAATCATCAAACACTTTGGCAACTGCTGCAATCAGCACCGCTAGAAAAGCTGCAAGCTGCTCAAGCCAATGCGTTTAATAGTACCGTATTAGGCTGGTTACAACTGGCTATTATTACCAAACGCCCTGCCCAGCAAGCCCGTCGCAGCATCAACGAATGGCGACAGTTTTTCCCGTCGCACCCAGCCGATCAGCTCATTGTCGATAGCGTACTGGCACGACAAACCCTGGAAGCCTATCGGCCATCAAGTATCGCGCTACTACTGCCCTTACAAGGCTCCTTGGCCAATGCTGCTAAGGCGATACGCGATGGTTTTTTAGCTGCTTACTACCAAAATGATCACAACGTTACACCCAGCATTCGCGTCTATGATGTAACCAACGCCGACGGGCAAGTTCGTGACGACATCTACACGGTGTATCAAAACGCGGTAAGCAATGGCGCTGAGTTTATTATTGGGCCACTGAGCAAAAATGCTATCGACTCGCTGGCATTACGTAGTGATTTATCAACCCCCTTGCTGGCGCTCAATTATGTCAGTGGCCGTGGCGAACCCCACGATTTATTTTTTCAGTTTGGTCTGTCACCCGAAGATGAAGCGCGCCAGGTTGCCGAACGTGCCTGGCACGATGGTCACAGACAAGCCATCGCGTTGACGCCAAGAGGTGATTGGGGCGAACGCATGCAAACTGCTTTCACCGATCATTGGCAGTCA
This Gammaproteobacteria bacterium DNA region includes the following protein-coding sequences:
- a CDS encoding penicillin-binding protein activator, with translation MPELSNLHQTLPCKSGESIFSRFIFRQTLLQALLYALVATFLLSACTGTVTKPDSPSTQIQQQAFAAEQASDHNKAAELYLQLATTSTDEGLKYEWLIKAAQNYFKSGQSKASAELLAELDINRLTTQQLLQRQLLVANLALEQRDYVRAQTALNFTIPEHADTLTQQKIHKLRITIANALNDPIAAARSHIALDALLDDAPAKHFNHQTLWQLLQSAPLEKLQAAQANAFNSTVLGWLQLAIITKRPAQQARRSINEWRQFFPSHPADQLIVDSVLARQTLEAYRPSSIALLLPLQGSLANAAKAIRDGFLAAYYQNDHNVTPSIRVYDVTNADGQVRDDIYTVYQNAVSNGAEFIIGPLSKNAIDSLALRSDLSTPLLALNYVSGRGEPHDLFFQFGLSPEDEARQVAERAWHDGHRQAIALTPRGDWGERMQTAFTDHWQSLGGVLVESKYYDANSSDFSRPLRSMLQLNSSQTRKRSLQQQMGLELHFEPRRRHDADFIFLAAFPRQGRLLKPQLKFHRASNLPVYASSHIFSGAINAEADRDINGVMFCDTLWAIDPAASAIRQQVTQLWPQNSHNLLRLYALGADAFKLIPHINALQQSEYYSYQGQTGVLSMDRQRRLHRQLSWAKISHGIPVMLAQPDTGVSPRLVTP
- the rsmI gene encoding 16S rRNA (cytidine(1402)-2'-O)-methyltransferase, which codes for MKHCTSGTLYVVATPIGNLGDISARALQVLNDVDVIACEDTRHSAHLLQHFGISTKTIACHDHNERNVSAAIVGLLREGKSVALISDAGTPLISDPGYILLREVHQAGLKVCPIAGVSALIAALSVAGLATDRFVFEGFLPAKVAARRARLQQLVNETRTLIFYESSHRILASLDDLIDVFGADRDATMAREMTKKFETIHSANLAQLQTFIEVDSNQQKGEFVLVVAGSKPTTDKADAERILIILLAELPVKQAAALTSKLTGVSKNELYQLALTLRQSMGTLSGDG